In Pyrus communis chromosome 1, drPyrComm1.1, whole genome shotgun sequence, the following are encoded in one genomic region:
- the LOC137728985 gene encoding probable flavin-containing monooxygenase 1, whose translation MDPIVSKLGIIGAGVSGIAAAKQLAHYNPIILEASDSIGGVWRHCSYSSTKLQSHRCDYEFSDFPWPDRDNTEYPSHLEILAYLNSYAEHFDVLKFVRFNSKVVEVRFIGDRENTEFGVKPVEYRTLSPAGGQPVWEVAVQTNDSETIQWYAFEFIVVCIGKYGDTPKIPEFPNNKGPEVFQGQALHALDYCKLDKDAASQLLKDKKVVVVGYKKSAIDLAVECAEANQGPEGKPCTMVVRTLHWTVPHYWIWGLPFFLFYSTRSSQFLHQRPNQSFLRTLLCSLIMSPMRHAVSKFIESYLLWKMPLEKYGLKPDHSFEEDYASCQMAIMPENFFSEADKGKIVFKRSTSKWWFSADGIEFDDNTKIKADVVVLATGYDGKKKLKSILPDPFRSLLEYPSGIIPLYRGTIHPLIPNMAFVGYLESVSNLHSSELRSIWLARLLDNKFELPSVQKMLEQTSKEVEISKKTTRFYRRHCISTFSINHSDEICEEMGWTSWRKNTWLAEAFSPYGSQDYLKKH comes from the exons atggaTCCAATAGTCTCAAAACTTGGCATCATTGGTGCCGGTGTAAGTGGCATAGCAGCAGCTAAACAACTAGCCCATTACAACCCTATTATTCTCGAGGCCTCCGACTCCATTGGAGGGGTTTGGAGGCATTGTTCTTACAGTTCCACAAAACTTCAGTCCCATCGATGTGACTATGAGTTCTCTGACTTCCCTTGGCCTGACAGGGACAACACTGAATATCCTTCTCACCTTGAGATATTGGCCTACTTGAACTCTTATGCTGAGCACTTTGATGTGCTTAAGTTTGTCAGGTTTAATTCCAAGGTGGTCGAGGTCCGGTTCATTGGTGACCGAGAAAACACTGAATTTGGTGTCAAACCTGTGGAGTATCGGACTCTCTCGCCGGCTGGCGGTCAGCCTGTTTGGGAAGTTGCTGTCCAGACTAATGATTCAGAGACCATTCAG TGGTACGCCTTCGAGTTCATTGTGGTTTGCATCGGGAAATATGGTGATACACCCAAAATTCCAGAGTTTCCAAACAATAAAGGCCCTGAAGTGTTTCAAGGCCAAGCTCTTCATGCTCTTGATTACTGCAAACTGGACAAGGACGCTGCATCTCAATTACTAAAGGATAAGAAAGTGGTTGTAGTTGGCTACAAAAAATCAGCTATTGATTTAGCTGTCGAGTGTGCGGAGGCAAACCAAG GACCAGAAGGCAAACCATGCACCATGGTAGTAAGGACTTTACATTGGACTGTTCCCCATTACTGGATTTGGGGCTTGCCGTTTTTCTTGTTCTACTCTACAAGGTCTTCACAGTTTCTTCATCAAAGACCTAACCAAAGCTTCCTCAGAACCCTCCTTTGCTCTCTAATTATGTCTCCAATG AGGCATGcagtttcaaaatttatcgAATCATATTTGCTGTGGAAGATGCCTTTGGAGAAGTATGGACTAAAGCCAGATCATTCATTTGAGGAGGACTATGCATCCTGCCAGATGGCTATCATGCCGGAAAATTTCTTCTCCGAGGCGGATAAGGGAAAAATTGTGTTCAAAAGATCAACATCAAAATGGTGGTTTTCTGCTGATGgaattgaatttgatgacaatACTAAGATAAAAGCTGATGTTGTGGTCCTTGCAACTGGTTACGATGGTAAGAAAAAACTCAAATCCATCTTACCGGACCCTTTTCGCAGCTTGTTGGAGTATCCTTCTGGTATCATACCCTTATACAG GGGAACAATTCATCCTTTGATCCCAAACATGGCTTTCGTGGGTTATCTCGAGAGTGTTTCAAATCTTCACTCTTCTGAATTGCGCAGCATATGGCTGGCCAGGCTGCTGGATAATAAATTTGAGCTTCCAAGTGTGCAGAAGATGCTTGAGCAAACAAGTAAAGAAGTGGAAATCTCAAAGAAAACAACCAGGTTCTACAGGAGGCATTGCATTTCTACTTTTAGCATCAACCACAGCGACGAAATTTGCGAGGAGATGGGATGGACATCTTGGAGGAAGAATACTTGGTTGGCAGAAGCATTTAGCCCATATGGAAGTCAAGACTATCTGAAGAAACATTGA